The Nitrospira tepida genome includes a window with the following:
- a CDS encoding site-specific integrase, whose translation MEHFPIQITPTEAGRLKVVLPYRPDRIAKIRGVKGRCWHADGRYWTVPRTDETISHLLTLFAGEPVEVEASLRSTTGQNPGHKPEVREDIASNLALLDQVRQAIRRRHYSHKTEEAYVGWIKRFLLFHHQRHPAEIAEQEIGRVPFELGHTLPRERVNTESSLERRAVPLP comes from the coding sequence ATGGAACACTTTCCAATCCAGATCACGCCAACGGAAGCCGGACGGCTCAAGGTTGTGCTCCCCTACCGGCCGGACCGGATCGCGAAGATCAGGGGCGTCAAGGGTCGCTGCTGGCATGCCGACGGCCGCTATTGGACCGTCCCAAGAACCGACGAGACTATCTCACACCTGCTCACGCTCTTTGCGGGAGAGCCGGTCGAAGTCGAGGCGTCACTCCGTTCAACTACCGGCCAGAATCCAGGGCACAAGCCAGAGGTCCGTGAAGACATTGCATCGAATCTGGCACTTCTTGACCAAGTTCGGCAAGCCATTCGACGGAGGCACTATAGTCATAAGACCGAAGAGGCCTACGTCGGGTGGATCAAACGCTTTCTCCTCTTTCACCATCAGCGTCACCCTGCAGAGATCGCCGAACAAGAAATCGGCCGGGTACCTTTCGAGCTTGGCCACACACTCCCACGTGAGCGCGTCAACACAGAATCAAGCCTTGAACGCCGTGCTGTTCCTCTACCGTGA